In Fluviispira sanaruensis, a genomic segment contains:
- the secF gene encoding protein translocase subunit SecF: MAFKIGNIQVFPHNYFFDFMKWRKVTVGISIVLVAVSLLIIGIKGLNYSIDFLGGAEIQVNVLNKSITREQLHEAVGKAGINHAEITTYGSLAARKDNSESYIVRMQREKGQDESATTNRADKLVSSLKAEFGAEKIQIASITNISGKVGKEDEYKGYMALLLSCIGILIYIAFRFDSRFAPGAVLCLVHNVVIALGVMTLFGRPFTTVSIAAFLTIVGYSINDTVIVYDRIRETRSLQPKMSMIDVVNRSISQTMNRTILTSTTGILALLVLSILGGGSIEDFAITMLVGIVVGTYSSIYVAAPLTLMMDGYLNKLGWKKKDAKELAKEVRPKDYAPPINVRKKVPQDKK; the protein is encoded by the coding sequence ATTCAAGTTTTCCCACACAATTATTTTTTTGATTTTATGAAATGGCGTAAAGTAACAGTTGGGATATCCATTGTTCTTGTTGCAGTTTCTTTATTAATCATTGGAATTAAAGGTTTGAATTACAGTATCGACTTCTTAGGTGGAGCTGAAATTCAAGTTAATGTTCTTAACAAATCAATTACCCGTGAACAATTGCATGAAGCTGTTGGTAAAGCCGGTATTAATCATGCAGAAATCACTACGTATGGCTCACTTGCTGCCCGTAAAGACAATTCCGAGTCTTATATTGTCCGTATGCAACGGGAAAAAGGACAAGATGAAAGTGCAACGACAAACCGTGCAGATAAACTGGTAAGTTCTTTAAAAGCAGAATTTGGTGCTGAAAAAATCCAGATAGCATCAATTACCAATATCTCTGGAAAAGTAGGTAAAGAAGACGAGTACAAAGGTTATATGGCCTTGTTACTTTCTTGTATTGGTATTCTTATTTATATCGCGTTTCGTTTTGACTCGCGTTTTGCTCCGGGTGCTGTTCTTTGTCTCGTGCACAACGTTGTGATTGCTCTCGGTGTGATGACCTTGTTTGGTCGTCCATTTACCACAGTTTCTATCGCTGCATTCTTAACAATTGTTGGTTATTCCATTAATGACACAGTGATTGTGTACGACCGAATTCGTGAAACCCGCTCACTTCAACCCAAAATGTCCATGATCGATGTCGTCAATCGCAGTATCAGTCAAACCATGAACCGTACTATTTTAACTTCAACCACAGGTATCTTAGCGCTTCTTGTGCTCTCTATTTTAGGGGGCGGTTCTATTGAAGACTTTGCTATCACAATGCTTGTGGGTATTGTGGTTGGTACGTATTCTTCTATTTATGTTGCTGCACCTTTAACTCTCATGATGGATGGTTACCTTAATAAATTAGGCTGGAAGAAAAAAGATGCGAAAGAATTAGCAAAAGAAGTACGGCCAAAAGATTATGCACCACCTATAAATGTTAGAAAAAAAGTTCCGCAGGATAAAAAATAA